The proteins below are encoded in one region of Reichenbachiella sp. 5M10:
- the carA gene encoding glutamine-hydrolyzing carbamoyl-phosphate synthase small subunit translates to MKLKQREKAFLLLADGSCFEGTSIGSKGTSGGEICFNTGMTGYQEVYTDPSYFGQIIVNTNAHIGNYGAVDVEQESDRPKINGLVVSEYSEIHSRHDGESTLDEYLSNHGIVGIANLDTRKIVKHIRSKGAMNAIISSEYQEIEQLKSELAKVPSMDHLELSSRVTTAEPYLMNEGAEFKVAVLDIGVKKSILSNMVDRGCELKVFPAKSTFEEMKSYNPDGYFISNGPGDPAAMPYAVETVKQILQQDKPMFGICLGHQIIALANGVSTFKMHHGHRGLNHPVKNIISGLSEVTSQNHGFAVNREEVEASDTLELTHINLNDHTVAGIRVKGKPVFSVQHHPEASPGPHDSRYLFDDFIQLIKKHRKS, encoded by the coding sequence ATGAAATTAAAACAAAGAGAAAAGGCGTTTCTACTTTTGGCAGATGGAAGTTGCTTCGAAGGCACCTCTATCGGAAGTAAAGGTACTAGTGGTGGTGAGATTTGCTTCAATACTGGGATGACCGGTTATCAAGAGGTATATACAGATCCATCGTATTTTGGACAGATTATAGTGAACACGAATGCACATATAGGAAACTATGGTGCAGTGGATGTGGAGCAAGAGTCTGATAGACCCAAAATCAATGGATTGGTGGTCAGTGAGTATTCGGAGATACATAGTAGACATGATGGAGAAAGTACGCTGGATGAATATCTGAGCAATCATGGGATTGTAGGAATTGCCAATCTGGATACAAGAAAGATTGTCAAGCATATTCGTAGCAAAGGTGCAATGAACGCTATTATCTCATCTGAGTATCAGGAAATCGAGCAACTCAAGTCTGAATTGGCTAAAGTGCCGAGTATGGATCACTTAGAGTTGTCTAGTCGTGTGACTACTGCTGAGCCGTACTTGATGAATGAAGGGGCTGAGTTTAAAGTAGCAGTACTGGATATTGGAGTGAAGAAATCTATATTGTCCAATATGGTAGATCGAGGGTGTGAGCTCAAGGTTTTTCCTGCGAAAAGCACTTTCGAAGAGATGAAGAGTTACAATCCAGATGGATACTTTATTTCAAATGGACCTGGTGATCCAGCAGCTATGCCATATGCCGTCGAGACCGTGAAGCAAATTCTGCAACAGGACAAGCCTATGTTTGGCATTTGTTTGGGGCATCAAATCATTGCTTTGGCGAATGGGGTAAGTACTTTCAAAATGCACCATGGACACAGAGGTCTCAACCACCCTGTGAAGAACATTATCTCTGGTTTGAGTGAGGTGACTTCTCAGAATCATGGATTTGCAGTCAATAGAGAGGAAGTAGAAGCCTCCGATACATTAGAATTAACACACATTAATCTCAATGATCATACCGTAGCAGGAATTAGAGTGAAAGGGAAACCTGTTTTCTCGGTGCAACATCACCCAGAGGCATCTCCTGGACCACATGATTCACGGTATTTATTTGACGATTTCATTCAACTAATTAAAAAACATAGAAAATCATGA
- the rplQ gene encoding 50S ribosomal protein L17, which produces MRHGKKFNHLGRTASHRGAMLSNMASSLILHKRITTTVAKAKALRKYVEPIITRAKDDTTHSRRVVFSYLQNKESVKELFGEVADKVATRPGGYTRIFKTGTRLGDNADMCIMELVDYNELLLQETAPAKAKTRRSRRGGSKAAEASTAVEAEVVEEAVEAKEVTETPEAKTEDTTENSESADDSKKEDKD; this is translated from the coding sequence ATGAGACACGGGAAGAAATTTAATCATTTAGGTAGAACAGCATCGCACAGAGGCGCGATGTTATCTAACATGGCTTCTTCTTTGATTTTGCACAAGAGAATTACAACTACTGTTGCAAAAGCAAAAGCTTTAAGAAAATATGTTGAGCCTATCATCACTAGAGCAAAGGATGATACTACTCATTCAAGAAGAGTTGTTTTCTCTTACTTGCAAAATAAGGAGTCTGTAAAGGAATTGTTTGGTGAAGTTGCTGACAAAGTAGCAACAAGACCAGGTGGTTACACTAGAATCTTTAAAACAGGTACTAGACTAGGGGACAACGCTGATATGTGTATCATGGAGTTGGTCGACTACAACGAACTGTTGTTGCAAGAAACAGCTCCTGCTAAAGCGAAGACAAGAAGAAGTAGAAGAGGAGGTAGCAAAGCTGCTGAGGCATCTACTGCAGTAGAAGCAGAAGTAGTAGAAGAAGCTGTGGAGGCAAAAGAAGTCACTGAGACTCCAGAGGCTAAGACAGAAGATACTACTGAAAATAGTGAATCTGCTGATGATTCTAAGAAAGAAGACAAAGATTAA
- a CDS encoding DNA-directed RNA polymerase subunit alpha translates to MSILAFQMPEKVVMEKADDFHGLFTFKPLEQGYGVTVGNALRRILLSSLEGYAITGIKIPGVLHEFSTIEGVVEDVSEIILNLKMVRFKKIGDVADSKIVVSLSGKKEFKAGDITGSTDAFEVLNPDHVILNMDESVNFEIELSIEKGRGYVAAEENKPGEQVFGFIPIDAVFTPIKNVKFSVENTRVEQKTDYEQLILDIETDGSIHPENALKGAANILIQHFMLFSDQTMILDTHDAGEPEAVDEEMLHMRKLLKTGLNDLDLSVRAYNCLKAADVRSLGDLVRLEISDMMKFRNFGKKSLAELEQLVADKNLTFGMDLSKYKLDEE, encoded by the coding sequence ATGTCAATACTAGCATTTCAAATGCCTGAAAAAGTGGTGATGGAGAAAGCTGATGATTTTCATGGCTTATTTACCTTCAAACCTCTTGAGCAAGGCTATGGAGTAACTGTCGGTAATGCATTGAGAAGAATCTTATTGTCTTCCTTAGAAGGTTACGCTATTACAGGAATTAAAATCCCTGGAGTATTGCATGAATTTTCTACAATTGAAGGTGTAGTAGAGGATGTTTCTGAGATCATTTTGAATCTAAAAATGGTTCGATTCAAGAAGATTGGAGACGTAGCAGATAGTAAGATTGTAGTAAGTTTATCTGGTAAGAAGGAATTCAAGGCAGGTGATATAACTGGTTCTACAGATGCATTTGAGGTCTTGAATCCTGATCATGTGATCTTGAATATGGACGAAAGTGTAAACTTCGAGATCGAATTGTCGATAGAGAAGGGTAGAGGGTACGTTGCAGCAGAGGAGAACAAGCCAGGAGAGCAAGTCTTCGGTTTTATTCCAATTGATGCGGTATTTACACCAATCAAGAATGTGAAATTCTCTGTGGAAAACACGAGAGTGGAGCAAAAGACTGATTATGAACAATTGATCTTAGATATTGAGACTGATGGTTCTATTCATCCAGAGAATGCTTTGAAAGGAGCAGCAAATATTCTGATTCAGCACTTTATGTTGTTCTCAGATCAGACTATGATCTTGGATACACATGATGCGGGCGAGCCTGAGGCTGTGGATGAGGAAATGCTACACATGAGAAAGTTGTTGAAAACTGGACTGAATGATTTGGATCTATCTGTCAGAGCGTACAACTGTTTGAAAGCTGCTGATGTGAGATCATTGGGAGATTTGGTAAGACTGGAGATTTCTGACATGATGAAGTTCAGAAACTTTGGTAAGAAATCATTAGCTGAACTAGAGCAACTAGTTGCTGACAAGAACTTAACTTTTGGCATGGATTTGTCAAAATATAAATTAGACGAGGAGTAA
- the rpsD gene encoding 30S ribosomal protein S4, which yields MARYRGPKTKIARKFNDPIYGPDKTLAKKNYPPGQHGRGRRKKQSEYAIQLAEKQKAKYTYGLLEKQFSNLFESASRKSGITGEILLQMLESRLDNVVFRLGIAPTRNAARQLALHKHITVNGEVVNIPSYAVKLGDVVAVREKSKSLEAITYSLSRGSVSKYPWLEWNATDLAGKLTVLPTREEIPENIKEQLIVELYSK from the coding sequence ATGGCAAGATATAGAGGACCAAAAACAAAGATTGCGAGGAAGTTCAACGACCCGATCTATGGCCCAGATAAAACTTTAGCTAAAAAGAACTATCCTCCAGGACAACATGGTAGAGGTAGAAGAAAGAAGCAGTCTGAGTATGCAATTCAGCTTGCTGAAAAGCAAAAGGCTAAATACACCTATGGCTTGTTAGAGAAACAATTCTCTAATTTGTTTGAAAGCGCTTCTAGAAAAAGTGGTATTACTGGTGAAATCTTATTGCAGATGTTGGAATCAAGATTGGACAATGTGGTGTTTAGATTAGGTATTGCTCCTACGAGAAATGCGGCTAGACAACTTGCTCTACATAAGCATATCACGGTAAATGGCGAAGTGGTAAATATTCCATCATATGCTGTGAAACTAGGTGATGTAGTAGCTGTGAGAGAGAAGTCTAAATCTTTGGAGGCAATCACATACAGCTTGTCAAGAGGTAGCGTTTCTAAATATCCATGGTTGGAGTGGAATGCTACAGATCTAGCAGGCAAACTAACTGTACTTCCTACAAGAGAGGAAATCCCTGAAAACATCAAGGAGCAGTTGATCGTCGAATTGTACTCTAAATAA
- the rpsK gene encoding 30S ribosomal protein S11, with translation MAQKRKDKGRKRVVVVEPIGQAHIKASFNNIIISLTNQTGQVISWASAGKMGFKGSKKNTPYAAQVAAQDCAQAAYELGLRKVEVFVKGPGAGRESAIRTIQNAGIEVTMIKDVTPLPHNGCRPPKRRRV, from the coding sequence ATGGCACAAAAAAGAAAAGATAAAGGTAGAAAAAGAGTTGTTGTTGTAGAGCCGATAGGTCAAGCACACATCAAAGCTTCATTCAACAATATTATCATATCATTGACTAACCAAACAGGTCAAGTGATATCTTGGGCTTCTGCTGGAAAAATGGGCTTCAAAGGCTCTAAAAAGAATACTCCTTATGCCGCTCAAGTAGCTGCTCAGGATTGTGCACAGGCTGCCTATGAATTGGGTCTTAGAAAAGTTGAGGTATTTGTGAAAGGACCTGGAGCAGGTAGAGAATCTGCTATCCGTACAATCCAAAATGCAGGTATTGAAGTGACTATGATCAAGGATGTGACTCCATTGCCACACAACGGATGTAGACCTCCTAAAAGAAGAAGAGTTTAA
- the rpsM gene encoding 30S ribosomal protein S13, whose amino-acid sequence MARIAGVDIPDNKRGEVALTYIFGLGRSSAQKILTEAGVELSKKVDQWTEEEAGKIRTIISENFKVEGVLKSEVQLNIKRLLDIGCYRGLRHRRGLPVRGQHTKNNARTRKGKRKTVANKKKATK is encoded by the coding sequence ATGGCTAGGATTGCAGGAGTAGATATTCCAGACAACAAAAGAGGTGAGGTAGCACTTACTTATATTTTCGGACTGGGACGTAGTTCAGCTCAGAAGATTTTGACTGAAGCTGGTGTAGAATTGAGTAAAAAGGTTGACCAGTGGACTGAGGAAGAAGCTGGGAAGATTAGAACTATCATCAGTGAAAACTTCAAGGTAGAAGGTGTTCTAAAGTCAGAAGTTCAGCTTAACATCAAGAGATTGCTTGATATAGGATGCTATAGAGGATTGAGACACAGACGAGGTCTCCCTGTTAGAGGACAGCATACTAAGAACAATGCTAGAACTAGAAAAGGTAAAAGAAAAACTGTTGCCAATAAGAAGAAGGCTACTAAATAA
- the ykgO gene encoding type B 50S ribosomal protein L36 encodes MKVRASVKKRSADCKVIRRNGKVYVINKKNPRFKQRQG; translated from the coding sequence ATGAAAGTTAGAGCATCCGTGAAGAAAAGAAGCGCTGACTGTAAAGTCATTCGTAGAAACGGAAAAGTATACGTTATTAACAAAAAGAACCCTAGGTTCAAGCAAAGACAAGGATAA
- the infA gene encoding translation initiation factor IF-1, whose amino-acid sequence MAKQASIEQDGTIKEALSNAMFRVELENGHEVIAHISGKMRMHYIKILPGDKVKMEMSPYDLSKGRIVYRYK is encoded by the coding sequence ATGGCTAAGCAGGCATCAATCGAGCAAGACGGTACAATTAAAGAAGCATTGTCAAACGCAATGTTTAGAGTGGAATTAGAAAATGGGCATGAAGTAATTGCTCACATTTCTGGAAAGATGAGGATGCATTACATCAAGATCTTGCCAGGAGATAAAGTCAAAATGGAGATGTCTCCATATGATTTGAGTAAAGGTAGAATAGTTTATCGCTATAAATAG
- the secY gene encoding preprotein translocase subunit SecY, with protein sequence MKKFFSTIKNIFSIEDLRTRIFNTVGFLIIFRLGTYVVLPGIDPSKLADKAEGIFGLLDTFLGGAFNNASIFGLGIMPYISASIVIQLLTMAVPYFQKLQKEGDSGRKKINQITRVLTIVITFAQGSAYLAGAIPAEAIVLENKVMFTFSSLVILTSGTIFCMWLGERITDKGIGNGISMLIMIGIISRFPGSLLQEAITRGMSEALFFLLELIALFFVVMAVVLLTQAVRRIPVQYAKQVVGNKVYGGQRQYIPLKVNSAGVMPIIFAQSLMFLPAMIASYFADSSDVAQYIGATFSNFQSWQYNLTFGIMIVLFTFFYTAISVNPNQIADDMKRNGGFIPGVKPGSATSEFIDTVLTRVTLPGSLFLAIVAVMPAFAQMGGVSQNFAQFFGGTSLLIMVGVILDTLQQIESYLLMRHYEGMMKSGKLKGRSENIAVA encoded by the coding sequence ATGAAAAAGTTTTTTAGTACGATAAAGAATATTTTTTCTATTGAGGATCTTCGTACGAGGATATTCAACACCGTAGGTTTCTTGATCATTTTTCGATTGGGTACTTATGTGGTGTTGCCTGGTATTGATCCATCAAAATTGGCTGACAAGGCTGAAGGGATATTTGGTTTGCTAGATACATTCTTAGGAGGGGCATTCAACAATGCCTCTATTTTTGGTCTAGGTATCATGCCTTATATTTCTGCATCTATTGTGATTCAGTTGTTGACAATGGCTGTTCCTTATTTCCAGAAATTGCAAAAGGAAGGAGATAGCGGTAGAAAGAAAATTAATCAAATCACAAGGGTGCTTACTATTGTGATCACTTTTGCACAAGGGAGTGCCTACTTAGCGGGGGCTATTCCTGCAGAAGCTATCGTACTTGAAAATAAGGTGATGTTTACTTTCTCGTCTTTGGTTATTTTAACCTCAGGTACCATATTTTGTATGTGGTTGGGAGAGCGTATCACTGATAAAGGTATCGGGAATGGTATTTCAATGTTGATTATGATTGGTATCATATCACGTTTTCCTGGTAGTTTATTGCAAGAGGCGATTACTCGCGGCATGAGTGAGGCGTTGTTTTTCTTGTTAGAATTGATTGCTTTGTTCTTTGTAGTGATGGCGGTTGTCCTGTTGACTCAGGCAGTAAGAAGAATTCCGGTGCAATATGCAAAGCAAGTAGTGGGCAATAAGGTGTATGGTGGTCAGCGTCAGTACATCCCGTTGAAGGTCAACTCTGCAGGTGTAATGCCAATTATATTTGCTCAGTCTTTGATGTTTTTGCCAGCTATGATTGCAAGTTATTTTGCAGACTCTAGTGATGTGGCTCAGTATATAGGAGCTACTTTCTCTAATTTCCAGTCTTGGCAATACAACTTGACGTTTGGAATAATGATTGTTTTGTTCACGTTCTTTTACACAGCAATATCGGTCAATCCGAATCAGATTGCTGATGACATGAAAAGAAATGGTGGATTTATACCAGGTGTGAAGCCTGGATCTGCAACTTCAGAATTCATTGATACAGTTTTGACTAGGGTTACTTTGCCTGGATCTTTGTTTCTGGCAATTGTAGCTGTGATGCCAGCTTTTGCTCAAATGGGCGGAGTGAGTCAGAACTTTGCTCAGTTCTTTGGGGGTACGTCGCTGTTGATTATGGTAGGAGTTATTTTGGATACACTACAACAGATCGAGAGTTACCTACTTATGAGACATTATGAGGGAATGATGAAGTCAGGTAAGTTGAAAGGTAGATCTGAAAACATAGCAGTAGCTTAA
- the rplO gene encoding 50S ribosomal protein L15: MKLNTLTPAEGSTKSDKRIGRGQGSGRGGTSTRGHKGAKSRSGYSRKLGFEGGQMPLYRRVPKFGFKSPNRVETKPINLDTLQELADKKSLSAITIDVLIENGLAGKNDIVKVLGRGELKAKVEVSAHSFSKSAIELIEKAGGKATTV, from the coding sequence ATGAAATTAAATACTTTAACACCGGCAGAAGGATCGACTAAATCCGACAAAAGAATCGGTAGAGGTCAAGGATCTGGAAGAGGGGGTACTTCTACTAGAGGTCATAAAGGAGCTAAGTCTAGATCTGGATATTCTAGAAAATTAGGTTTCGAGGGCGGTCAAATGCCGTTGTATAGAAGAGTTCCAAAGTTTGGTTTTAAATCTCCTAATAGAGTAGAAACTAAGCCTATTAATTTGGATACTCTACAAGAGTTGGCTGATAAGAAGAGTTTGTCTGCGATCACTATCGATGTTTTGATTGAAAATGGTCTTGCAGGTAAGAATGATATTGTAAAAGTTTTAGGTAGAGGGGAATTGAAAGCCAAGGTTGAAGTTTCTGCTCATTCTTTTTCTAAGTCTGCTATCGAGTTGATCGAGAAGGCAGGTGGAAAAGCAACGACGGTATAA
- the rpmD gene encoding 50S ribosomal protein L30, with protein MSKVVITQVRSIIKRPNDQKLTIKALGLGKINRSVEKDLTPQIEGMIKKVAHLVSVENK; from the coding sequence ATGTCTAAAGTAGTAATAACACAAGTTAGAAGTATCATTAAGCGACCAAATGATCAAAAGCTTACAATCAAAGCTTTGGGATTAGGGAAGATTAATAGATCCGTTGAAAAAGATTTGACTCCTCAGATCGAGGGGATGATCAAGAAGGTGGCACACTTGGTGTCAGTTGAGAATAAATAA
- the rpsE gene encoding 30S ribosomal protein S5: MSKNNIRAIKASEIELQEKVVAIKRVAKVVKGGRRFSFSAIVVVGDGNGVVGYGLGKANEVTDSITKGIDDAKKNLVRVPVFKGTVPHDAIGKFGGGLVLLKPAAQGTGVIAGGAMRAVLESAGVHDVLAKSKGSSNPHNVVKATFDALNKMRDPYAVAQQRGVELSKVFNG; this comes from the coding sequence ATGTCTAAGAATAACATAAGAGCAATAAAAGCAAGCGAGATCGAACTACAGGAGAAAGTAGTTGCCATCAAAAGAGTTGCGAAAGTAGTCAAAGGTGGTAGAAGATTTAGCTTCTCAGCGATCGTTGTAGTAGGTGATGGTAATGGAGTTGTAGGTTACGGTTTGGGTAAAGCCAACGAGGTGACTGATTCAATTACTAAAGGAATCGATGATGCGAAAAAGAATTTGGTTAGAGTACCTGTATTTAAAGGGACTGTTCCTCATGATGCTATCGGTAAGTTCGGGGGCGGCTTGGTTCTTTTGAAGCCAGCAGCTCAAGGTACTGGTGTAATTGCTGGTGGTGCAATGAGAGCTGTGTTGGAGAGTGCTGGAGTACATGATGTATTGGCTAAGTCCAAAGGTTCATCTAACCCGCATAACGTGGTGAAGGCTACCTTCGATGCGCTAAACAAAATGAGAGACCCTTATGCGGTTGCGCAACAAAGAGGTGTTGAATTGTCTAAGGTTTTTAACGGATAA
- the rplR gene encoding 50S ribosomal protein L18 — MAITKEQRRLRIRRGIRNKVSGTAERPRLSVFKSNKAIYAQLIDDANGSTLVASSSAELGSSTVNIISSKEVGKKLAEKAAGTGISAVVFDRGGYPYHGKIKALAEGAREGGLKF; from the coding sequence ATGGCAATTACTAAAGAGCAAAGAAGACTTAGAATAAGAAGAGGCATCCGTAACAAAGTGAGCGGGACTGCTGAACGCCCAAGATTATCAGTGTTTAAGAGCAACAAGGCGATTTACGCTCAGTTGATTGATGATGCGAATGGAAGTACTCTAGTAGCAAGTTCGTCTGCTGAATTGGGTTCTAGTACAGTGAACATTATCTCTTCTAAAGAAGTAGGTAAGAAATTGGCAGAAAAGGCAGCAGGAACTGGTATCAGTGCTGTAGTTTTTGATAGAGGAGGTTATCCTTACCATGGTAAAATCAAAGCTTTGGCTGAAGGTGCTAGAGAAGGAGGCCTTAAATTTTAA